One segment of Rosa chinensis cultivar Old Blush chromosome 6, RchiOBHm-V2, whole genome shotgun sequence DNA contains the following:
- the LOC112170675 gene encoding pyruvate kinase isozyme A, chloroplastic-like, with translation MHDFHSKENGAEGVDFIAVSFVKSAEVINHLKSYIAARSRDISVVAKIESMDSLKNLEEIILASDGAMEARGDLGAQIPLEQVPSAQQKIVQVCRQLNKPVIVASQLLESMIEYPTPTKAEVADVSEAVRQRVDALMLSGESAMGQFPDKSLAVLRSVSLRIERWWREEKRHEPMLLPAIGSSFSDSISEELCISAAKMGKHSLIDICY, from the exons ATGCACGATTTCCACTCAAAGGAAAATGGGGCTGAAGGTGTTGATTTCATTGCTGTATCTTTTGTCAAGTCTGCTGAAGTGATCAATCACCTTAAAAGCTATATTGCAGCACGGTCTCG CGATATTTCTGTTGTGGCAAAGATAGAGAGTATGGACTCTCTAAAGAACTTGGAAGAGATCATCCTTGCATCAGATGGAGCAATGGAAGCAAGAGGTGACCTAGGTGCTCAGATACCATTGGAACAGGTCCCATCAGCCCAGCAAAAGATTGTTCAAGTATGTCGGCAGCTAAATAAGCCAGTCATTGTTGCTTCTCAACTACTCGAATCTATGATCGAGTATCCTACACCCACTAAAGCTGAAGTGGCTGATGTTTCTGAAGCCGTGAGGCAGCGAGTTGATGCTCTGATGCTTTCTGGTGAGTCAGCTATGGGCCAGTTCCCAGATAAGTCATTAGCTGTTCTCAGAAGTGTCAGTTTGAGGATCGAGAGGTGGTGGAGGGAAGAGAAACGTCATGAACCTATGTTACTCCCAGCTATTGGATCATCATTTTCAGACAGTATATCGGAGGAGCTTTGTATTTCTGCTGCCAAGATGGGTAAGCATTCTTTGATTGATATCTGTTATTAG